A region from the Triplophysa rosa linkage group LG4, Trosa_1v2, whole genome shotgun sequence genome encodes:
- the LOC130553048 gene encoding mucin-2-like: protein MVAGYRTVKHYCFSNNSTSATDTQKQREMRKVLSVKMLLVLNLVLLVASVSDGRIVKNVLPSSQSQEDSAIDKIIEVDSGQSQKDLSVADPSANDSSQSSEDKTSAADDTDSGQSSEDKTSAADDTDSGQSQSQSHKVSSKDGKTSAKDNTRRHIHKHPSRKHKANAKSHTNTCPFSKDKTSYHHSDQSHKDSSSQEKMRAEENHFKCNCHKELFISTTNPTTTSSPTTTSSPTTTSSPTTTQSPTTTSGSTTTSSPTTTSSPTTTSSPTTTSSPTTTSSPTTTSSHTTTQSPTTTSSPTTTSSPTTAASPTTTSSPTTTSSPITTSSPTTTSNPTTTSSPITTTTSPTTISSHTTSSSEEDTSEESNEISTSTRDSPSCSNSKSKSKDPKCRSHTTTSSPNKTSSLTITSRPTTTIIPTPTSSPTTTSSPTTTSNPTTTSSTTTTQIPTTTSRPTTTSSPTTTSNPTTTSSPTTTSRPTTTSSPTTTSSPTTTSGLTTTSSLTTTLSPTTTQSPTTISSPTTTSSPTTTISPITTIRPTTTSSPTTTSGPTTTSGPTTTIIPTTTSNPTTTSSPITTTISSHTTLSSEEDSSEDSKEKSIRSSTHALHSCSNSKDPKCRSPTTTSTPTTTSSPTTTSSPTTTSSPTTTSSPITTISPTTTSSPITTTTSPTTMSSNTTSSSEEDSSEDIKEKSIRSSTHAPRSCSNSKDPKCRSPTTTSSPTTTSSPTTTSGPTTTSIPTTTSRPTTTIRPTLVSSPTTTLSPTTTTSSPTTTSSPTTTSSTTNSSSTTTSSPPPHLAPQQPQAPTPQRKARPQPSSTITTHQLFPQL, encoded by the exons ATGGTCGCAGGATACAGGACAGTAAAGCACTACTGTTTCTCCAACAACAGCACATCTG CTACAgatacacaaaaacaaagagaaaTGAGGAAAGTCCTCTCAGTCAAGATGTTACTAGTTTTAAATCTAGTTCTACTGGTGGCCAGTGTGAGTGACGGAAGGATTGTGAAAAATGTGTTGCCGTCCAGTCAGTCTCAAGAGGACTCTGCAATAGACAAAATAATTGAAGTTGACAGTG GTCAATCTCAGAAAGATTTATCCGTTGCTGATCCAAGTGCTAATGACAGCA GTCAATCAAGTGAAGACAAAACGAGTGCTGCTGATGACACTGACAGTG GTCAATCAAGTGAAGACAAAACGAGTGCTGCTGATGACACTGACAGTG GTCAATCTCAAAGTCAATCTCATAAAGTTTCATCCAAGGACGGCAAAACAAGTGCTAAAGATAACACCAGAC GTCATATTCATAAGCATCCCTCCAGGAAACACAAAGCGAACGCCAAAA GTCATACTAATACATGTCCATTCAGTAAAGACAAAACAAGTTACCATCACAGTG ATCAATCTCATAAGGACTCATCAAGTCAAGAAAAAATGAGAGCAGAAGAGAACCATTTCAAAT GTAATTGTCATAAGGAATTATTCATCTCAACGACAAACCCCACCACAACCTCAAGCCCCACCACAACCTCAAGCCCCACAACAACATCAAGCCCCACCACAACGCAAAGCCCCACCACAACCTCAGGCTCCACCACAACATCAAGCCCCACCACAACCTCATCTCCCACCACCACATCAAGCCCCACCACAACCTCAAGCCCCACCACCACATCAAGCCCCACCACAACCTCAAGCCACACCACAACGCAAAGCCCCACCACCACATCAAG CCCCACAACAACCTCAAGCCCGACCACCGCAGCAAGCCCCACCACAACATCAAGCCCCACCACAACCTCAAGCCCCATCACCACATCAAGCCCCACCACCACGTCAAATCCCACCACCACATCAAGTCCCATCACCACTACCACAAGTCCCACCACAATTTCAAGTCACACAACCTCAAGCTCGGAGGAGGATACTTCTGAAGAATCAAATGAAATAAGCACCT CTACCCGTGACTCACCTTCTTGCTCAAACTCCAAGTCCAAGTCAAAGGATCCAAAGTGTAGGAGCCACACCACAACCTCAAGCCCCAACAAAACATCAAGCCTCACCATCACATCAAGACCCACTACAACGATAATCCCCACGCCCACATCAAGCCCCACCACAACCTCAAGCCCCACCACAACATCAAACCCCACCACAACCTCAAGCACCACCACAACGCAAATCCCCACCACCACATCAAGACCCACAACAACCTCAAGCCCCACCACAACATCAAACCCCACCACAACCTCAAGCCCGACCACAACCTCAAGACCCACCACCACATCAAGCCCCACCACCACATCAAGCCCCACCACCACGTCAGGCCTTACCACGACCTCAAGCCTCACCACCACATTAAGCCCCACCACAACACAAAGTCCCACCACAATCTCAAGCCCTACCACCACGTCAAGCCCCACTACAACGATCAGTCCCATCACAACGATAAGGCCCACCACAACCTCAAGTCCCACAACCACGTCAGGCCCCACCACTACATCAGGCCCCACCACAACGATAATTCCCACCACCACGTCAAATCCCACCACCACATCAAGTCCCATCACCACCACAATTTCAAGTCACACAACCTTAAGCTCGGAAGAGGATTCTTCTGAAGattcaaaagaaaaaagcataCGGAGTT CAACCCATGCTCTACATTCTTGCTCAAACTCCAAGGATCCAAAGTGTAGGAGCCCCACCACCACATCAACTCCCACCACCACGTCAAGCCCCACCACAACCTCAAGCCCCACCACCACGTCAAGCCCCACCACAACCTCAAGCCCCATCACAACAATAAGCCCCACCACCACATCAAGTCCCATCACCACTACCACAAGTCCCACCACAATGTCAAGTAACACAACTTCAAGCTCGGAGGAGGATTCTTCTGaagatataaaagaaaaaagcataCGGAGTT CAACCCATGCTCCACGTTCCTGCTCAAACTCCAAGGATCCAAAGTGTAGGAGCCCCACCACCACCTCAAGCCCCACAACAACCTCTAGTCCCACCACCACGTCAGGTCCAACCACGACCTCAATCCCCACCACAACCTCACGCCCCACCACCACGATAAGGCCCACCTTAGTATCAAGCCCCACCACAACCTTAAGTCCCACCACCACAACCTCAAGTCCCACCACAACCTCAAGTCCCACCACCACATC CTCCACCACAAACTCAAGTTCAACCACAACCTCAAGTCCACCACCACATCTAGCCCCACAACAACCTCAAGCTCCCACACCACAACGCAAGGCCCGACCACAACCATCAAGCACCATCACCACGCATCAGCTCTTCCCACAACTCTAA
- the LOC130553049 gene encoding uncharacterized protein DDB_G0271670-like produces MSPTTNVKPHHNLKSHNHIKPHHNIKPHHKPQTPPPTSSPTTNPSSHHPTSDPQPPQADFNIKPLHNLKFHHNLNSTTNSSPITTSSSTTNSSPTTTSSPTTTSSPTTTSSPTTTSSPTTTSSPTTTSSRPTHSTTTSSHHNNLKSHHHNLHHKLKPNTTTSSPTTTSSPTTTSSPTTTSSPTTTSGPTTTSGPTTTIRPTSTSSPSTTSSSTTTSSSTTTSSPTTTSSPTTTTQSPTTTSSPITTSSSTTNSSPITTSSSTTNSSPTTTSSPTTTSSPTTTSSPTTTSSPTTTSSPTTTSSPSTTSSPTTTKSPTTTSSPTTTIRPTTTSGPTTTLSPTTTISPTTTSSNQVSSREDQNGADDDSDSGQSNEDSSTDDKTSAEDDTDSGQSNKDSSTEDKTNADDNTNSGQSNQDSSTEDKTSADDNTNNGQSNQDSSTEDKTNADDNTSSGQSNQDSSTEDKTSADDNTNNGQSNQDSSTEDKTNADDNTSSGQSNQDSSTEDKTSADDNTNNGQSNQDSSTEDKTNADDNTSSGQSNQDSSTEDKTSADDNTNNGQSNQDSSTEDKTSANDNTNNAPSHHSSLRTTSRPLRATSRRRSATTQKPTTQKPTTQKPTTQKPKTQKPKTQKPKAPPTPQAVAPKKNKKA; encoded by the exons ATGAGCCCCACCACCAACGTCAAGCCCCACCACAACCTCAAGTCCCACAACCACATCAAGCCCCACCACAACATCAAGCCCCACCACAAGCCGCAAACCCCTCCACCCACCTCTAGCCCCACCACCAACCCCAGTTCCCACCACCCCACATCAGACCCACAACCACCTCAGGCCGACTTCAACATCAAGCCCCTCCACAACCTCAAGTTCCACCACAACCTCAA CTCTACCACAAACTCAAGCCCCATCACCACATCTAGCTCCACCACAAACTCAAGCCCAACCACAACCTCAAGCCCCACCACCACATCAAGCCCCACCACAACCTCAAGTCCCACAACCACATCAAGCCCCACCACAACATCAAGCCCCACCACAACCTCAAGCCGCCCCACCCATTCCACCACCACATCTAGCCACCACAACAACCTCAAGTCCCACCACCACAAC CTCCACCACAAACTCAAGCCCAACACCACAACCTCAAGCCCCACCACCACATCAAGCCCCACCACCACATCAAGCCCCACCACCACATCAAGCCCCACCACCACGTCAGGCCCCACCACCACGTCAGGCCCCACCACCACGATAAGGCCGACTTCAACATCAAGCCCCTCCACAACCTCAAGTTCCACCACAACCTCAAGTTCCACCACCACATCTAGCCCCACAACAACCTCAAGTCCCACCACCACAACGCAAAGCCCGACCACAACCTCAAGCCCCATCACCACATCTAGCTCTACCACAAACTCAAGCCCCATCACCACATCTAGCTCCACCACAAACTCAAGCCCAACCACAACCTCAAGCCCCACCACCACATCAAGCCCCACCACAACCTCAAGTCCCACAACCACATCAAGCCCCACCACAACATCAAGCCCCACCACAACCTCAAGCCCCTCCACCACATCTAGTCCCACCACAACGAAAAGTCCCACCACCACCTCAAGTCCCACCACAACGATAAGGCCCACCACCACGTCAGGCCCCACCACAACCTTAAGTCCTACTACAACGATAAGCCCCACAACCACCTCTAGTAACCAGGTGTCATCCAGAGAAGACCAAAATGGTGCCGATGATGACTCAGACAGTG GTCAATCTAATGAGGATTCATCTACAGATGACAAAACAAGTGCTGAAGATGACACTGATAGTG GTCAATCTAATAAGGATTCATCCACAGAAGACAAAACAAATGCTGACGACAACACCAACAGTG GTCAATCAAATCAGGATTCATCCACAGAAGACAAAACAAGTGCTGACGACAATACTAATAATG GTCAATCAAATCAGGATTCATCCACAGAAGACAAAACAAATGCTGACGACAACACCAGCAGTG GTCAATCAAATCAGGATTCATCCACAGAAGACAAAACAAGTGCTGACGACAATACTAATAATG GTCAATCAAATCAGGATTCATCCACAGAAGACAAAACAAATGCTGACGACAACACCAGCAGTG GTCAATCAAATCAGGATTCATCCACAGAAGACAAAACAAGTGCTGACGACAATACTAATAATG GTCAATCAAATCAGGATTCATCCACAGAAGACAAAACAAATGCTGACGACAACACCAGCAGTG GTCAATCAAATCAGGATTCATCCACAGAAGACAAAACAAGTGCTGACGACAATACTAATAATG GTCAATCAAATCAGGATTCATCCACAGAAGACAAAACAAGTGCTAATGACAATACTAATAATG CTCCAAGCCATCATTCCAGCTTAAGAACTACCTCAAGACCCTTAAGGGCCACTTCAAGGCGTCGCAGTGCCACAACCCAAAAACCCACAACCCAAAAACCCACAACTCAAAAACCCACAACTCAAAAACCCAAAACTCAAAAACCCAAAACTCAAAAACCAAAGGCACCTCCTACCCCTCAAGCAGTGGctccaaagaaaaacaaaaaagcataa